The proteins below are encoded in one region of Apium graveolens cultivar Ventura chromosome 4, ASM990537v1, whole genome shotgun sequence:
- the LOC141718248 gene encoding uncharacterized protein LOC141718248 → MAGKCYGQALVMAEMEPENRKRIMSLPKGQSRKKHREHLSKRARLDVNMIEDSGYSVANADARIQKFVESKEKTKELIDLLKEHADVFAWSPEDMPGIDESVAMHSLDVDPKQKPIKQKRRNFAPERQQAIDQEVEKLLKADIICEIKYPDWLANIVLVKKPNGKWRMCVDYTNLNSACPKDSYPLPNID, encoded by the exons ATGGCTGGTAAATGCTATGGTCAAGCACTTGTCATGGCAGAAATGGAACCGGAAAACCGGAAGAGAATAATGTCCCTGCCCAAGGGACAAAGCAGAAAGAAGCATCGAGAACACCTTAGTAAAAGGGCCCGTTTGGATGTAAACATGATCGAAGACTCCGGATACAGCGTAGCCAACGCTGATGCCCGGATTCAAAAGTTTGTAGAAAGCAAGGAGAAGACGAAG GAGCTTATCGATCTACTAAAAGAACACGCTGACGTATTCGCCTGGTCCCCGGAAGACATGCCAGGGATTGATGAATCTGTGGCCATGCACAGTCTGGATGTAGATCCAAAGCAAAAACCAATCAAACAAAAGCGAAGAAACTTCGCCCCGGAAAGGCAACAGGCAATCGACCAGGAAGTCGAGAAGTTGTTAAAGGCAGACATAATCTGTGAAATTAAGTACCCGGACTGGCTAGCAAACATTGTGCTGGTCAAAAAACCCAATGGCAAGTGGCGAATGTGCGTGGATTATACAAACCTCAATTCAGCATGTCCTAAAGATTCTTACCCCCTGCCCAACATCGACTAG